The window AGGTTCACCGGCGCCTCGAAGCCCGGCACCAGGCGGCGGTAGGAGTTCGAAGTCGGCGCCGCGAAGGCGAGCAGGGCGTCGGCGTGCTTGAGCACGCCACCGATGCCATGGAGCGCCATGTCGCTCAAACCCGCGTAGCCCTTGCCGGCGAACAGCGGCTTGCCCTTCTTCCACAACGACAGGTGGGTGTGCATGCCACTGCCGTTGTCCTCGAAGATCGGCTTGGGCATGAAGGTGACCGTCTTGCCGGCCGCCTTGGCCACGTTCTTGATGACGTACTTGAACCACATCATCTGATCCGCCATGTCGAGCAGCGGCAGCGCCTTCATGTCGATCTCGCTCTGACCGGCGGTGCCGACCTCGTGGTGATGGGCCTCGACGATCATGCCGAGGTCACGCATCTTGTAGACCATCTCGCCGCGCAGGTCGTGGTAGGTGTCCGTCGGGCTGACCGGGAAGTAGCCACCCTTGAAGCTCGGCTTGTAGCCCAGGTTCGGCTCCTCGATGCGGGCCGTGTTCCAGGCCCCCTCGACGGAGTCGATCTGGTACATGCCCATGTGCTGGCTCTGCTGGTAGCGCACCTCGTCGAAGATGAAGAACTCCGGCTCCGGGCCGATATAGCAAGTGTCGGCGAGGCCGATCTTCTTGAGGTAGTCGAGGCTCTTGCGGGCCACGAAGCGGGGATCGCGGGTGTACTGCTCACCGCTCACCGGATCGACGATGTTGGCCAGCACGCTGATCGTGGGCCGGGCGAAGAAGGGGTCGATCTTGGCGGTCTCGGCCACCGGCACGGCGAGCATGTCGGAGACGTTGATCGCCTGCCAGCCACGGATCGACGAGCCGTCGAAGCCGACGCCGTCCTTGAAGGTGTCGTCGTCCCAGGTCTCGATCGGGAACGAGCAGTGCTGCCAGGTCCCGAGAAAGTCGGTGAACTTGAGATCGATCATCTCGGCGCCGTGTTTCTTCGCCATCTCGAAGAAGGCCTTGGTGCTCATGCCGCGCTCTCCTCTCAACTTCTCTCGTCAAAAAGTCCTCGGGGACCCGCGCCCCCTCAAGAAACTTCCAGATAACGCTCCCGCTCCCAGGGATGGACGTGGGAGATGTATTCCTGCCACTCGCGGCGCTTCGCCGCCAGATACTGTTCTGCGATGTGGCCGCCCAAGGAGTCCTTCATCACCACGCTCTTGTCGAGCGCATCGAGGGCCTCCGAGAGATTCGCCGGCAGCACGTCGATCTTGAGACGGCGCTTCTCGCGGTGGCTCATGGTGAAGATGTTCTTGTTGACCGGCGGCCCCGGATCGAGCTCCTGCTCGAGGCCGTCGAGGCCGGCGGCGAGCATCACCGCCAGGGCGAGATAGGCATTGCATGCCGAGTCCGGCATGCGCACCTCGCAGCGCGTCGAGGGGCCGCGACGGGCCGGCACCCGCACCAAGGGGCTGCGGTTGCGGTCCGACCAGGCGATATTGACCGGCGCCTCGAAGCCCGGCACAAGGCGCTTGTAGGAGTTGACCAGGGGGTTGGTGATCGCCACCATCGCCCCGGCGTGGCGCAGGATGCCGGCAATGTAGCTCCGCGCCACGGTCGAGAGCTGGCCTTCCGCCTGCGAATCGA is drawn from Acidobacteriota bacterium and contains these coding sequences:
- the glnA gene encoding type I glutamate--ammonia ligase, with protein sequence MSTKAFFEMAKKHGAEMIDLKFTDFLGTWQHCSFPIETWDDDTFKDGVGFDGSSIRGWQAINVSDMLAVPVAETAKIDPFFARPTISVLANIVDPVSGEQYTRDPRFVARKSLDYLKKIGLADTCYIGPEPEFFIFDEVRYQQSQHMGMYQIDSVEGAWNTARIEEPNLGYKPSFKGGYFPVSPTDTYHDLRGEMVYKMRDLGMIVEAHHHEVGTAGQSEIDMKALPLLDMADQMMWFKYVIKNVAKAAGKTVTFMPKPIFEDNGSGMHTHLSLWKKGKPLFAGKGYAGLSDMALHGIGGVLKHADALLAFAAPTSNSYRRLVPGFEAPVNLVMSARNRSAAVRIPMYSKTPKSRRFEFRCPDPTANGYLLFAALLMATLDGIENKIDPGEPLDQDIYEMTPEELATFRKTPESLEDSLDALERDHDFLLKGGVFTEDVVETWISYKREHEVDPLRLRPHPYEFELYYDS